From a region of the Bermanella marisrubri genome:
- a CDS encoding DUF6868 family protein: protein MNIEQLTEFFGWCLVINIAVMMLSAIAIIIFKEPISAIHSRLTGVEKSNLPSLYFQYLGNYKIAIFVLSLVPYLALKIMVQ, encoded by the coding sequence GTGAATATAGAACAATTAACTGAATTTTTTGGTTGGTGTTTAGTGATCAACATCGCGGTAATGATGCTTTCAGCTATCGCCATTATTATCTTTAAAGAGCCGATCTCCGCGATCCATAGTCGATTAACAGGCGTGGAAAAATCGAACCTTCCTTCTCTCTACTTTCAATATTTGGGCAACTACAAAATTGCTATTTTTGTATTGAGTTTAGTGCCGTATTTGGCTCTTAAAATAATGGTGCAATAA
- a CDS encoding histone deacetylase family protein, which translates to MLKLIYHPNYSCDFPENHRFVMSKFVRLYEVATREGWVLADGSNVLQPQAASLEDLSIVHDATYLNGLVGNDIDPKAWRRIGLPWSQGLVDRTLTAPNGTLLAARTALQEGLACHLAGGTHHAHRDFGSGFCMINDLAYAAKTLVANNEVQRILIFDCDVHQGDGTAAILENDADIFTCSIHCEKNFPFRKSQSDLDVGLDLYLQDKEYIDVVMSTLQDLLETVKPDLVLYDAGVDVWQHDDLGKLDITWQGIHDRDEHVIKTCLLKHIPIMTVIGGGYDKDHQRLAERHSIVVDVAHQLAGQFL; encoded by the coding sequence ATGCTAAAACTAATCTATCATCCCAATTACTCCTGCGACTTTCCAGAAAACCACCGCTTCGTGATGAGCAAGTTTGTGCGTTTGTATGAAGTGGCAACACGGGAAGGTTGGGTATTAGCGGACGGCAGTAATGTTTTGCAACCGCAGGCAGCCAGCTTAGAAGACTTAAGTATTGTGCATGATGCTACTTATTTAAATGGTCTAGTAGGTAATGATATTGACCCTAAAGCATGGCGTCGCATTGGTTTGCCTTGGAGCCAAGGGCTGGTCGACCGAACATTAACCGCACCTAATGGAACCTTGTTGGCTGCGCGGACAGCTTTGCAAGAAGGCTTAGCGTGTCACCTTGCTGGCGGCACGCATCATGCTCATCGGGATTTTGGTTCTGGCTTTTGCATGATCAATGATTTGGCCTATGCCGCCAAAACCCTAGTCGCCAACAATGAAGTACAGCGTATTTTAATTTTTGATTGTGATGTACACCAAGGGGATGGTACGGCCGCTATTCTCGAGAACGATGCTGATATTTTTACTTGCTCTATTCATTGTGAGAAAAACTTTCCGTTTCGAAAATCTCAGAGTGATTTAGATGTGGGACTGGATCTTTATCTGCAAGACAAAGAATACATTGATGTGGTGATGAGTACCTTGCAGGACTTACTCGAAACCGTAAAACCGGATTTGGTTTTGTACGATGCAGGTGTGGATGTGTGGCAGCATGATGATCTTGGAAAGCTCGATATTACATGGCAGGGCATTCACGATCGTGATGAGCACGTTATTAAAACATGCTTGCTAAAACACATTCCAATTATGACGGTTATTGGTGGTGGTTATGATAAAGATCATCAGCGTTTGGCCGAGCGCCATAGTATTGTGGTGGATGTGGCGCATCAGTTGGCAGGGCAGTTTCTCTAG
- a CDS encoding CPXCG motif-containing cysteine-rich protein, which yields MSLLDGQSIQCPYCGEIIEILLDPSQGDQQYIEDCQVCCRPIEVFTYVDENGHASAEVRAENDA from the coding sequence ATGAGCTTATTAGACGGTCAAAGTATTCAATGCCCCTATTGCGGTGAAATCATCGAGATTTTGCTCGATCCAAGCCAAGGGGATCAGCAATACATAGAGGATTGCCAAGTATGCTGTCGACCCATTGAAGTCTTTACTTATGTTGATGAAAACGGACATGCCAGTGCGGAAGTTCGTGCTGAGAATGATGCTTGA
- a CDS encoding MOSC domain-containing protein: MNSQKALFSRYIKSLPPGELTWIGVRPGRRMSMEVLESTEAVKDLGLVGDHRMDKTPGSGRQVTLISAEFIEQIGHFLGDKTVYPEQLRRNLVVKGINLNALRYQQFKIGSAVFEAGALCHPCSRMEQALGKGAIAAMMGHGGLCLKVIESGTIKVGDKVELLSPQESLF, encoded by the coding sequence ATGAATAGTCAGAAAGCCTTATTCAGCCGCTATATCAAAAGCCTGCCTCCTGGTGAACTGACTTGGATCGGCGTGCGTCCTGGCCGACGTATGTCAATGGAGGTATTGGAAAGCACCGAAGCGGTAAAAGACTTGGGATTGGTCGGTGACCATCGCATGGACAAAACACCGGGCTCCGGCCGACAAGTGACCCTCATTAGCGCAGAATTCATTGAGCAAATTGGCCACTTTCTTGGGGATAAAACTGTCTACCCAGAACAACTCAGACGCAATCTCGTGGTCAAAGGAATTAACCTCAATGCTCTACGCTATCAGCAATTTAAAATCGGTAGCGCAGTGTTCGAGGCGGGCGCGCTATGCCATCCCTGTAGTCGAATGGAGCAGGCATTGGGTAAAGGTGCTATCGCCGCCATGATGGGACATGGTGGTCTATGCTTGAAAGTGATTGAAAGCGGCACCATCAAGGTAGGAGACAAGGTGGAATTACTATCGCCACAGGAATCGTTATTTTAA